The following proteins are co-located in the Paralichthys olivaceus isolate ysfri-2021 chromosome 2, ASM2471397v2, whole genome shotgun sequence genome:
- the wdr1 gene encoding WD repeat-containing protein 1, which translates to MPFEPKHVFASLPQMERGVAKVIGGDPKGKNFLYTNGKCVIIRNIENPAIADIYTEHAHQVTVAKYAPSGFYIVSGDTSGKIRIWDTTQKEHLLKYEYTPISGTIKDIAWTEDSKRLAVVGDGREKFGAVFLWDSGSSVGDISGHCKYINSVDIRQKRPYRLAAASDDTCVSFSEGPPFKFKFTLREHSKFVNCVRFSPDGEHFATACAGGQIFIYNGKTGEAAGSLGGEKAHSGGIYAISWSPDSSQLISASGDKTVKLWDVGAGTAVTTFNLGTDVSDQQLGCLWQNDHLLSISLSGYINYLDKNNPNRPIRTIKGHSKSIQCLTVHKSDGQSHIYSGSHDGHINYWDADTGENDCISGKGHSNQVSKMVTNEAGELVTCSMDDTLRFTNINKKEYSASDVVKMDFQPKSVSAASGGLSLAVCIGQVVLLKDKKKVFTLDNLNFEAEVGVIHPGGATAAVGGADGIIQLYSIQGNTLKDDGKTINVSGTITDMAYSNDGAYLAVIDEKKAATVFSVADSYAVKNSFYGHHARPVTLAWSPDNEHFATSGMDMLVYVWTVADSDKRIKIPDTHRLHHVSGLAWIDEHTLVTTSHDASIKQWTITY; encoded by the exons AACCCAGCTATCGCAGACATTTACACTGAACATGCCCACCAAGTGACCGTTGCCAAGTATGCTCCCAGTGGGTTCTACATTGTTTCTGGAG ACACATCCGGAAAGATCCGTATCTGGGACACCACTCAGAAGGAGCACCTGCTCAAGTACGAGTACACCCCCATTTCAGGCACGATCAAGGACATCGCATGGACGGAGGACAGCAAGAGGTTGGCAGTTGTCGGAGATGGACGAGAGAA GTTTGGAGCGGTGTTCCTCTGGGACTCTGGCTCCTCAGTGGGGGATATTTCCGGCCACTGCAAATATATCAACAGTGTAGACATCAGGCAGAAACGCCCTTACCGCCTTGCTGCGGCCAGTGATGACACCTGTGTGTCCTTCTCAGAGGGCCCTCCCTTCAAGTTCAAGTTCACATTACGT GAACACAGCAAGTTTGTCAACTGTGTCCGTTTCTCTCCGGATGGAGAACATTTTGCCACAGCTTGCGCTGGCGGCCAG ATTTTCATCTATAATGGAAAAACTGGTGAAGCTGCTGGCTCACTGGGTGGAGAGAAGGCTCACAGTGGAGGAATCTATGCT ATCAGCTGGAGTCCTGACAGCTCCCAACTGATCTCTGCCTCAGGGGACAAGACCGTGAAGCTCTGGGATGTTGGTGCAGGTACGGCTGTCACCACCTTCAACTTGGGCACTGATGTGTCAGACCAGCAGCTGGGCTGCCTGTGGCAGAATGACCACCTCCTAAGCATCTCTCTGTCAGGATACATCAACTATCTGGACAAGAACAACCCAAACCGGCCTATACGCACCATCAAG GGACACAGCAAATCCATCCAGTGTCTGACAGTTCACAAAAGTGATGGGCAATCGCACATCTACTCGGGGAGTCATGACGGACACATTA ATTACTGGGATGCAGACACTGGCGAGAACGACTGCATCTCAGGGAAGGGCCACAGCAACCAGGTGAGCAAGATGGTGACTAACGAAGCAGGCGAGCTGGTGACGTGCAGCATGGACGATACGCTGCGCTTCACCAACATCAACAAGAAGGagtacag TGCCTCTGATGTGGTGAAGATGGATTTCCAGCCCAAAAGTGTGTCTGCAGCATCAGGAGGGCTGTCACTGGCTGTGTGCATTGGGCAG GTTGTCTTGCTGAAGGACAAGAAAAAAGTCTTCACATTAGACAATCTCAACTTTGAAGCAGAGGTGGGAGTTATCCACCCTGGTGGCGCCACTGCTGCAGTGGGGGGAGCA GATGGAATAATCCAGCTGTACTCCATTCAAGGCAACACTCTGAAGGATGATGGCAAAACCATCAATGTGTCAGGGACGATCACAGACATGGCCTACTCTAATGACGGAGCCTATCTGGCTGTCATTGACGAAAAGAAAGCTGCCACAGTTTTTTCTGTGGCAGACAGCTATGCg gTCAAAAACTCGTTTTATGGACACCACGCCAGACCGGTGACCCTGGCATGGTCACCTGATAATGAGCACTTTGCAACTAGTGGGATGGACATGTTGGTGTATGTCTGGACAGTTGCTGATTCAGACAAGAGAATCAAAATCCCAG ACACTCATCGGTTGCACCACGTCAGCGGCCTGGCTTGGATCGATGAGCACACTCTAGTGACCACCTCCCATGATGCCAGCATTAAGCAGTGGACTATAACATACTGA